A window of the Radiobacillus deserti genome harbors these coding sequences:
- a CDS encoding GNAT family N-acetyltransferase, protein MIQTERLSLLPFTKEMVTATIKGKDTLEDLIQLKVSSEWPNTDYAEILPFVEKQLIQNPGGSKWSYLIVNNSDQTVVGEVGCKGGPDENGLVEIGYGVVPSYQRKGIASEAVTGLVNWLQQEPGVSRIVAECLPTNVGSIRVLEKSRFVRTKTDEDMIYWEYK, encoded by the coding sequence ATGATACAGACAGAACGACTAAGCTTATTACCATTCACAAAGGAAATGGTTACAGCTACAATAAAAGGGAAAGACACATTAGAAGATTTGATACAACTTAAGGTTTCTTCGGAATGGCCAAATACAGACTATGCGGAGATCCTCCCCTTTGTGGAAAAACAACTTATACAAAATCCTGGAGGGAGCAAATGGAGTTATTTAATTGTAAATAATTCAGACCAAACGGTAGTAGGTGAGGTCGGTTGTAAGGGCGGACCAGACGAAAACGGTCTGGTAGAAATTGGGTACGGAGTTGTTCCATCCTATCAGCGGAAAGGTATTGCAAGTGAAGCCGTAACTGGTTTAGTAAATTGGTTACAGCAAGAACCAGGTGTTTCTAGAATTGTAGCAGAGTGCTTACCTACTAATGTAGGGTCAATACGAGTCTTAGAAAAATCAAGATTTGTCCGAACCAAGACAGACGAAGACATGATTTATTGGGAATATAAATAA
- a CDS encoding LysR family transcriptional regulator, with protein sequence MELNWLKTFVVAAEEGNFRRTAEVLYVSQPTVTVHIRQLEKHVGVSLFERSNNRVVLSEEGRKFLSHARRVLGVYEESMQDMNTISQGYLTKLRIAISPLIADTILPYILKQYVTQHPKVEVTVNILESADIEGAVQLEEVDIGLSCMPAKQDELTTELLYEDEVILVTSHDGIDSESAPPIDVEELIESNYILTHNHPGYWDLLLRDLKAMFPAVKCMKVSQVHITKRFITEGIGISFLPRATVRRELLEGRLIDVYWPNKELPKANTYIITKYNHSSEREFMKFLTNYHFT encoded by the coding sequence ATGGAATTAAATTGGTTAAAAACGTTTGTCGTTGCAGCGGAAGAAGGAAACTTTCGTAGGACAGCAGAAGTGTTATATGTTTCTCAGCCAACCGTAACGGTCCATATCAGACAGCTGGAAAAACATGTAGGAGTTTCTTTGTTTGAACGGAGTAATAATCGAGTAGTCTTATCTGAAGAAGGAAGAAAATTTCTGTCTCATGCAAGGCGAGTACTAGGGGTTTATGAAGAAAGTATGCAGGATATGAATACGATATCCCAAGGTTATTTAACTAAGCTAAGAATTGCAATTTCACCTTTAATTGCAGATACAATTCTTCCATATATATTAAAACAGTATGTGACGCAGCATCCAAAGGTAGAGGTTACGGTAAATATATTAGAATCGGCAGATATTGAGGGAGCTGTTCAATTAGAAGAAGTGGATATAGGTTTATCTTGTATGCCTGCTAAACAGGACGAACTTACAACAGAATTGCTTTATGAAGATGAAGTGATCCTTGTTACGAGTCATGATGGTATAGACAGTGAATCAGCTCCTCCAATTGATGTGGAAGAGCTTATAGAGTCCAACTACATATTGACACATAACCATCCAGGGTATTGGGATTTATTATTGCGTGATTTAAAGGCAATGTTTCCTGCGGTGAAATGTATGAAAGTTTCTCAGGTTCATATTACGAAGCGATTTATCACGGAAGGTATTGGAATTTCATTTTTACCGAGGGCAACAGTGAGAAGAGAGCTATTGGAAGGTAGGCTAATTGATGTGTATTGGCCGAATAAAGAACTTCCTAAGGCGAACACGTACATCATCACGAAATATAACCATTCATCGGAAAGAGAATTCATGAAGTTTTTGACGAATTATCACTTTACATAA
- the ytzI gene encoding YtzI protein, which yields MKILIISLVCVIVVILVLGLTLMTISKGYGYNHTIDPLPKDENEKQKPETNT from the coding sequence TTGAAGATTCTAATTATTAGTTTAGTATGTGTCATTGTTGTTATACTCGTTTTAGGCTTAACACTAATGACCATTTCAAAAGGTTATGGTTATAATCATACGATTGATCCTCTACCTAAGGATGAGAATGAAAAACAGAAACCAGAAACGAATACTTGA
- a CDS encoding iron-containing alcohol dehydrogenase, with amino-acid sequence MQNFTYYNPTKLIFGEGQVEQLKHEVPQYGKKVLLVYGGGSIKRNGLYDQVLSLLSEIDAEVYELSGVEPNPRISTVRKGVEICKKEGIDFLLAVGGGSTIDCTKAIAAGAKFDGDFWDVVIKKASVTDSLPFGTILTLAATGSEMNAGSVITNWETNEKHGWGSPYSYPRFSILDPVNTYTVPKDQTVYGIVDMMSHAFEHYFHHEPNTLLQDRMVEGLLKTVIETAPKLLADLESYEHRATILYNGTMALNGMVNMGYNGDWASHNLEHAVSAVHDIPHGGGLAILFPNWMEYVLDENVARFKQLAVRVFDVDEAGKEDRDVALEGIRKLREFWNSIGAPARLADYDITEDSIEEMAEKTVIARPEFGNFKKLNKQDSIAIYKKSL; translated from the coding sequence ATGCAAAATTTTACATATTACAATCCAACTAAGTTAATTTTTGGAGAAGGGCAAGTCGAACAACTAAAACACGAGGTACCACAATACGGTAAAAAGGTTTTATTAGTATATGGTGGCGGAAGCATTAAACGAAATGGTTTATATGACCAAGTTCTTTCCCTCTTGTCTGAAATTGATGCAGAGGTGTACGAGCTTTCCGGAGTTGAACCTAACCCTCGAATTTCAACCGTGCGAAAAGGGGTTGAAATTTGCAAAAAAGAAGGTATCGACTTTCTTTTAGCTGTTGGGGGCGGTAGTACAATCGACTGTACAAAAGCAATCGCAGCAGGCGCTAAATTCGATGGAGACTTCTGGGATGTAGTAATTAAAAAAGCATCTGTTACGGATTCCCTTCCATTCGGAACTATTCTTACTTTAGCGGCAACCGGATCAGAAATGAATGCCGGCTCTGTCATTACGAACTGGGAAACAAATGAGAAACACGGATGGGGAAGTCCCTACAGTTATCCAAGGTTCTCTATTCTTGATCCAGTGAATACCTACACGGTACCAAAGGATCAAACAGTTTACGGAATCGTGGATATGATGTCGCACGCGTTTGAACATTACTTCCACCATGAACCAAACACATTATTACAGGATCGCATGGTTGAAGGTCTTTTGAAGACCGTAATCGAAACAGCACCGAAGCTATTAGCTGACCTAGAAAGTTATGAACACCGCGCTACTATCCTATACAATGGTACAATGGCATTAAATGGAATGGTGAATATGGGATATAATGGAGATTGGGCTTCCCACAATTTAGAGCATGCTGTATCCGCTGTTCATGATATCCCACACGGCGGTGGACTAGCCATTCTTTTTCCTAACTGGATGGAATACGTTCTAGACGAAAATGTTGCTCGGTTTAAGCAGCTAGCTGTCCGTGTGTTTGATGTGGATGAAGCTGGAAAAGAAGATCGGGATGTTGCATTAGAAGGAATTCGCAAGCTAAGAGAATTCTGGAATAGTATTGGTGCTCCAGCGCGCTTAGCAGACTATGACATAACAGAGGATAGTATTGAAGAGATGGCAGAAAAAACAGTCATCGCTCGCCCAGAATTCGGTAATTTTAAGAAGTTAAACAAGCAAGACTCTATTGCAATATACAAGAAAAGTCTATAA
- a CDS encoding pyridoxamine 5'-phosphate oxidase family protein yields MNKQQLEEKVHQILDNYQIGTLASIKDNKPFSRYMTFFHEGLHLYSATNKDTHKVEDLKENNQVHILIGFEHKGLQDSYLEIEGKAEVKESSDMKQKVWNNDLEPWFEGPDDPNYVVLDITPTEIRLMNERDHQPHVLEI; encoded by the coding sequence GTGAACAAACAGCAATTAGAAGAAAAAGTCCACCAAATATTAGATAATTATCAAATTGGCACATTAGCAAGCATAAAAGATAACAAACCTTTTTCTCGATACATGACTTTTTTCCACGAAGGACTTCATTTATACTCTGCTACCAACAAAGATACACACAAGGTAGAGGACTTAAAAGAGAACAATCAAGTCCATATCCTAATTGGATTTGAACATAAAGGATTGCAGGATTCGTACTTAGAAATTGAAGGGAAAGCAGAAGTTAAAGAATCATCCGATATGAAGCAGAAGGTTTGGAATAATGACTTAGAGCCTTGGTTTGAAGGGCCAGATGACCCTAACTACGTTGTCTTAGACATAACTCCGACAGAAATTCGACTTATGAATGAAAGGGACCATCAGCCTCATGTGTTAGAAATCTAG
- a CDS encoding citrate synthase/methylcitrate synthase, whose protein sequence is MIQPGLKGIIATETSISHVDGEKGQLIYRGYNASYLAEHYSFEEVAFLLWEGYIPNEQELNSLKRKMSGYRTIPTYIEKILLTLPHDMDLMSVLRTVVSSLSSPTFYLREPKEQAIQITAMLPTVIGYRKNQLEDTSMPEIPEEVDFVDYYLRVLTGRKPNNYHKKALETYFILTMDHGLNASTFAARVTTSTESDLVSAVTSAIGTMKGPLHGGAPTGVIQLLDDVMEDGNTDDVIRTKLKNGEKLMGFGHRVYRTIDPRAEVLKHRLKQLAGKDAWLDLAINVEQKAIQLLNEWKPGRRLYTNVEFYAAAIMKAIDMEPAYFTPTFTASRVVGWTAHCLEQSMNNTIFRPQSKYIGPPVQV, encoded by the coding sequence ATGATACAACCCGGTTTGAAAGGGATTATCGCTACCGAAACCTCCATTAGTCATGTAGATGGTGAAAAGGGACAACTGATATATAGAGGCTACAATGCTTCCTATTTAGCCGAGCATTATTCATTTGAGGAAGTAGCATTCTTACTTTGGGAAGGGTATATACCAAATGAACAGGAGCTTAATTCCTTAAAGAGGAAAATGAGTGGGTATCGAACTATTCCAACGTATATAGAAAAGATCCTTCTTACCTTACCCCATGATATGGATCTCATGTCTGTACTGCGTACCGTTGTTTCTTCCCTTAGTTCTCCGACGTTCTATTTGAGAGAACCAAAAGAGCAGGCTATCCAGATTACAGCTATGCTTCCAACGGTTATCGGCTATAGGAAGAACCAACTTGAGGATACATCTATGCCTGAAATTCCAGAAGAAGTGGATTTTGTAGATTACTATTTACGTGTATTGACAGGCAGAAAGCCTAATAATTACCACAAAAAAGCTCTGGAAACTTACTTCATTTTGACGATGGACCACGGGCTTAATGCTTCCACCTTTGCCGCTAGAGTAACTACATCTACAGAATCTGATCTTGTGTCCGCTGTAACATCTGCCATCGGTACGATGAAGGGACCACTACATGGTGGTGCACCAACCGGAGTTATACAACTACTAGACGATGTTATGGAAGACGGAAACACTGATGATGTAATTAGAACAAAACTAAAAAACGGAGAGAAGCTGATGGGATTTGGACATCGCGTGTACAGGACTATCGATCCTCGAGCAGAGGTACTAAAGCATAGGCTGAAACAATTGGCAGGAAAAGACGCTTGGCTAGACTTAGCTATAAACGTTGAGCAAAAAGCTATCCAGCTATTAAATGAGTGGAAACCGGGAAGACGTTTGTACACGAATGTTGAATTTTATGCCGCGGCAATCATGAAGGCTATTGATATGGAGCCAGCCTATTTTACCCCTACCTTTACTGCAAGTAGAGTGGTTGGGTGGACTGCCCATTGTTTAGAGCAATCTATGAACAATACAATATTCCGCCCACAATCTAAATATATCGGTCCACCTGTTCAAGTATAA